A genomic window from Triticum urartu cultivar G1812 chromosome 7, Tu2.1, whole genome shotgun sequence includes:
- the LOC125521198 gene encoding uncharacterized protein LOC125521198 — translation MAVTKARKAIKRSTRATADAGAGASSSLSMAPPPRPIGANELKQPPLLPPGVYFNPTKADRMGFLNRWIAGDDKMPDARGFILHADMYDNDPYALQRLHPPASAREGKHTWWFLGESKFQSPCSATENKRADRSVRTGGFWRVEQSKEELREEGGRKNCFGFYCVPMKRKTPWLMQEFTSDRDRGDGRRGVPALHKLYVTPRATKEGRREVYGEDGLTARNKKPVPADYFAAAAALMPPGSVRGLRQEHVEPPRPQASELLPSPPPLLDYGDDDDGQYFMDDIMSSVGPLHYDDGEKGQNSMGPANVLGQYQQQQDEDGPEDNFSISMDQLMRILDKPAETTVEGGEPAWDSLPDIVDHDEFVKFNKDA, via the coding sequence ATGGCCGTCACGAAAGCGAGGAAAGCAATCAAGAGATCAACTCGCGCCACCGCCGACGCCGGAGCCGGAGCCAGCAGCTCCCTGTCCATGGCGCCTCCGCCCAGGCCCATCGGGGCGAACGAACTCAAGCAGCCGCCGCTGCTGCCTCCCGGCGTTTACTTCAACCCGACGAAGGCGGACAGGATGGGATTCCTCAACCGGTGGATCGCCGGCGACGACAAGATGCCCGACGCGCGGGGGTTCATCCTCCACGCCGACATGTACGACAACGACCCCTACGCGCTGCAGCGGCTGCACCCGCCGGCCAGCGCCCGCGAGGGCAAGCACACGTGGTGGTTCCTCGGCGAGAGCAAGTTCCAGAGCCCGTGCAGCGCGACAGAGAACAAGCGCGCCGACCGCAGCGTCCGGACCGGCGGGTTCTGGCGGGTGGAGCAGAGCAAGGAGGAGCTTCGCGAAGAGGGCGGGCGCAAGAACTGCTTCGGGTTCTACTGCGTCCCGATGAAGCGCAAGACGCCGTGGCTCATGCAGGAGTTCACCAGCGACAGGGACAGGGGCGACGGCAGGAGGGGCGTGCCCGCGCTCCACAAGCTCTACGTCACACCGCGCGCCACCAAAGAGGGCCGGAGGGAAGTCTACGGGGAGGACGGCCTGACGGCGAGGAACAAGAAGCCTGTCCCGGCAGACTatttcgccgccgccgccgcgctgaTGCCGCCGGGGAGTGTCCGTGGTCTCCGGCAAGAACACGTTGAGCCGCCACGGCCACAGGCGTCGGAGCTGCTGCCTTCGCCCCCGCCCCTTCTTGATTacggcgacgacgacgatggcCAATACTTCATGGATGACATAATGTCGTCGGTGGGTCCTCTTCACTACGACGATGGCGAGAAGGGGCAGAACTCCATGGGGCCAGCCAACGTTCTTGGTCAGTACCAGCAGCAGCAAGATGAGGACGGGCCTGAGGATAATTTCAGCATCTCAATGGACCAACTCATGAGAATACTTGACAAGCCAGCGGAGACGACGGTCGAGGGGGGAGAACCGGCGTGGGACTCGTTGCCGGATATCGTTGATCATGATGAGTTCGTGAAATTCAACAAGGATGCTTAG